The proteins below are encoded in one region of Ephemeroptericola cinctiostellae:
- a CDS encoding NAD(P)H-quinone oxidoreductase, with the protein MQAVICDGVGDASVMRIAEVVRPSAGVGQLLIKVQAAGVNRPDVLQRSGLYAPPADASPILGLEVAGEVVGGDLGDGFALGDCVCALTHGGGYAEYVVVERAQCLPVPRGWSVVEAASLPETFFTVWFNVFERAHLGRDGVETLLVHAGASGIGVAAIQMAKAMGQKVWVTAGTLEKRDACVRLGAVGALNYHEADWVDVFLAMTEQQGANVVLDMVGGGSLASNVKALAHGGRLAWIAFLAGHRAELKINEVMAKEISLTGSYLRRQSSTMKAHIARQLRLAVWPKLEAGDIQPVIDHVFGFEDVILAHNRMESNLNIGKIVLQWP; encoded by the coding sequence ATGCAAGCGGTGATTTGTGATGGTGTGGGTGATGCATCGGTGATGCGCATAGCGGAGGTGGTTCGTCCAAGTGCAGGTGTCGGGCAGCTTTTGATCAAGGTGCAAGCAGCGGGGGTGAATCGCCCTGACGTGTTGCAGCGCAGCGGTCTGTATGCGCCACCCGCTGATGCCTCGCCCATTTTGGGGCTTGAGGTGGCTGGTGAAGTGGTGGGTGGCGATTTGGGTGATGGTTTTGCATTGGGTGATTGCGTATGCGCCTTGACCCATGGTGGTGGTTATGCTGAGTATGTGGTGGTTGAGCGTGCCCAGTGCTTGCCTGTGCCGCGTGGATGGAGCGTGGTTGAGGCTGCCAGCTTGCCTGAAACCTTTTTTACTGTATGGTTCAATGTGTTTGAGCGAGCGCATTTAGGGCGCGATGGCGTGGAAACCTTGTTGGTGCATGCGGGTGCAAGTGGCATTGGTGTTGCTGCCATTCAGATGGCAAAAGCCATGGGGCAAAAGGTTTGGGTGACGGCGGGAACGCTTGAAAAGCGTGATGCTTGTGTTCGACTGGGTGCTGTGGGTGCGTTGAATTACCATGAGGCGGATTGGGTGGATGTTTTTCTTGCCATGACCGAGCAACAGGGGGCGAATGTGGTATTGGATATGGTGGGAGGGGGCTCCTTGGCCAGCAACGTGAAAGCTTTGGCGCATGGTGGGCGCTTGGCGTGGATTGCCTTTCTTGCGGGTCATCGTGCTGAATTAAAAATCAATGAGGTGATGGCGAAAGAAATTTCCTTAACGGGTTCATATTTACGCCGACAGTCAAGTACAATGAAAGCGCACATTGCGCGTCAATTGCGCTTAGCGGTGTGGCCTAAGTTGGAGGCTGGCGATATTCAGCCTGTGATTGACCATGTTTTTGGCTTTGAAGACGTAATTTTGGCGCACAATCGAATGGAATCAAATTTAAATATTGGAAAAATTGTGTTGCAATGGCCTTAA
- the tpiA gene encoding triose-phosphate isomerase → MRTTWVVGNWKMNGDLASNAALLESVVKSIPLSDSAKVAVCVPFPYLAQVQSALSNSAVVLGAQDVSQFEEGAYTGEVSAKMLKEFGVSLVLVGHSERRSLFGETDVVVAKKAKAALDAGLMPVVCVGETLAEREAGQAQAVVLRQFSVVANEVGAEGLKQSILAYEPVWAIGTGKTATPEQAQEVHSWLREALLELGAESVSMLYGGSVKVANAAEIFSQADVDGGLIGGASLVASEFLSIAEAAR, encoded by the coding sequence GTGCGTACAACGTGGGTCGTGGGTAATTGGAAAATGAATGGCGATTTGGCATCAAATGCTGCGCTGTTAGAGTCTGTGGTTAAGTCGATTCCTTTGTCTGATTCTGCTAAAGTGGCCGTGTGCGTTCCTTTCCCTTATTTGGCACAGGTGCAGTCTGCCCTATCTAACAGCGCCGTTGTTTTGGGTGCGCAAGATGTCAGTCAGTTTGAAGAAGGTGCCTATACTGGCGAAGTGTCAGCGAAAATGCTAAAAGAGTTTGGTGTGTCTTTGGTTTTGGTAGGGCACTCTGAACGCCGCAGCTTGTTTGGCGAAACTGATGTTGTTGTGGCAAAAAAAGCGAAAGCTGCTTTGGACGCAGGCCTCATGCCTGTGGTTTGCGTCGGTGAGACGCTCGCAGAGCGTGAAGCAGGTCAAGCGCAAGCGGTGGTGTTGCGACAGTTTTCAGTCGTGGCCAATGAGGTTGGTGCAGAAGGTTTGAAACAGTCTATTTTGGCGTATGAGCCCGTTTGGGCTATCGGCACAGGAAAAACAGCAACACCCGAGCAAGCACAGGAGGTTCATTCGTGGTTGCGAGAGGCTTTGCTTGAGTTGGGCGCTGAAAGTGTGAGTATGTTGTACGGCGGTAGTGTGAAAGTGGCCAACGCCGCAGAGATTTTCAGTCAAGCTGATGTGGATGGTGGCTTAATCGGTGGGGCGTCATTGGTGGCGTCTGAATTTTTAAGCATCGCTGAGGCAGCTCGCTGA
- a CDS encoding DUF2238 domain-containing protein translates to MSALFMSGVWTVVGVALVVSGISPYERNTWWMEVAPVVLVVPVLWCSRQRFPLTPMLMGLIALHALVLIVGGAYTYARVPFGFWMQDVLHLSRNPYDKIGHFMQGFVPALAAREVLIRRSWVVRSDVAGVLALCVAMTISALYELVEWWAALALGQGAEAFLGTQGDVWDTQSDMFFALIGALVAMAFFARMQDEQIRRME, encoded by the coding sequence ATGAGCGCATTGTTTATGAGTGGGGTGTGGACTGTGGTGGGGGTGGCCTTGGTGGTTTCTGGTATTTCACCGTACGAGCGCAATACCTGGTGGATGGAGGTGGCACCCGTTGTGTTGGTCGTGCCTGTGTTGTGGTGTTCGCGTCAACGTTTTCCATTGACGCCCATGTTGATGGGATTGATTGCGCTTCATGCGCTGGTGTTGATTGTTGGTGGTGCGTACACGTATGCGCGTGTGCCTTTTGGTTTTTGGATGCAGGATGTGCTTCATTTGAGTCGAAATCCTTATGACAAAATTGGGCATTTTATGCAAGGATTTGTGCCTGCTTTAGCTGCTCGTGAGGTACTGATTCGTCGCAGTTGGGTGGTGCGGTCGGACGTTGCTGGTGTGTTGGCGCTGTGTGTGGCCATGACCATCAGTGCGTTATACGAGCTTGTTGAGTGGTGGGCTGCTTTGGCGCTGGGACAGGGCGCTGAAGCTTTTCTTGGCACACAAGGTGATGTGTGGGATACACAATCGGACATGTTTTTTGCGCTCATTGGGGCGTTGGTGGCGATGGCTTTTTTTGCGCGTATGCAAGATGAGCAAATCAGGAGGATGGAATGA